From the Primulina tabacum isolate GXHZ01 chromosome 15, ASM2559414v2, whole genome shotgun sequence genome, one window contains:
- the LOC142527346 gene encoding uncharacterized protein LOC142527346 codes for MGSLVMLHSPFKALSFLSFSCARSVSRSSLSVFRFKKFSIIANSSIPQNPDSIWGNYIPTIKPFSYLIPFFQKVGIFVVESSKSKCATVFKDLSVQETECLQNGAFGTALMSVTATAKVKISPFVAKLAANPTFVSGLCACAAAQSMKVFLNFCVERKWDFRIMFASGGMPSSHSALCTALTTSVAICHGVADSLFPVCLGFSLIVMYDAIGVRRHAGMQAEVLNLIVEDLFQGHPISQRKLKELLGHTPSQVFAGALLGIIIAWICSPGCFIAI; via the exons ATGGGCTCCCTAGTGATGCTGCACTCTCCATTCAAAGCTTTGAGTTTCTTGAGTTTTTCTTGTGCTAGATCGGTGAGTCGTTCCTCGTTATCTGTCTTCAGATTCAAGAAATTTTCAATCATCGCAAATTCCTCTATACCTCAGAACCCTGACTCAATATGGGGCAATTACATCCCCACCATCAAACCCTTCTCGTATTTAATTCCATTTTTTCAGAAAGTTGGGATCTTTGTGGTTGAATCATCGAAGTCGAAATGTGCCACTGTTTTTAAGGATTTAAGTGTACAGGAGACTGAGTGTTTACAAAATGGGGCGTTTGGTACGGCGCTCATGAGTGTGACGGCGACGGCTAAAGTTAAAATAAGTCCTTTTGTGGCTAAATTAGCGGCGAACCCTACGTTCGTTTCGGGTTTATGCGCCTGTGCTGCTGCCCAATCTATGAAGGTTTTCCTGAATTTTTGTGTGGAGAGGAAGTGGGATTTTAGGATTATGTTTGCCTCTGGTGGAATGCCTTCTTCACATTCTGCACTGTGTACTGCATTAACAACTTCTGTGGCCATTTGCCATGGGGTGGCGGATTCTTTGTTTCCTGTTTGTTTAGGATTCAGTTTGATTGTTATGTATGATGCCATAGGTGTTAGACGGCATGCCGGGATGCAAGCTGAG GTCCTCAATCTGATAGTTGAAGATCTATTCCAAGGGCATCCAATAAGCCAAAGAAAGCTTAAGGAACTACTCGGCCACACTCCATCCCAGGTCTTTGCTGGAGCTCTACTCGGTATTATCATTGCTTGGATATGCTCTCCAGGTTGTTTCATTGcaatctga
- the LOC142526270 gene encoding uncharacterized protein LOC142526270 yields MEWSAKSAANAYLDALKLCGKCKQECSSCEAQIPESNEFISALAGGMSAKLIVEVTSDVSPSTVALAAAARQTGGKLVCILPAPKLDKSQKAIDDSGLHDMVEFKTGNPVDVLHDYVNIDFSLVDCKADNYGRLLEKLDVNRKRSVVVANNLLGGGKGLGGHLIGVENQTEVRSMKHPIGRGMEITMIGKSNDFGNKERGTDRKRRIMKRGDKSKWVFEVDEKRGEEHIYRMPRPQ; encoded by the exons ATGGAATGGTCTGCAAAAAGTGCTGCAAATGCATATCTTGATGCCCTCAAACTG TGTGGCAAATGCAAGCAAGAGTGCAGTTCGTGCGAAGCACAAATACCTGAAAGCAACGAATTCATATCCGCACTGGCAGGAGGCATGAGTGCAAAACTAATTGTGGAGGTGACATCCGATGTCTCCCCATCCACAGTAGCTTTAGCAGCAGCAGCACGACAAACGGGAGGAAAACTAGTGTGCATCTTACCTGCGCCAAAACTCGACAAATCCCAGAAAGCAATTGATGACTCGGGCttacacgacatggtagaaTTCAAGACCGGTAACCCTGTAGATGTGTTACACGATTATGTGAACATAGACTTCTCTTTAGTAGATTGTAAGGCGGATAACTATGGAAGGTTACTCGAAAAGCTTGATGTGAATCGTAAGAGATCAGTCGTGGTGGCAAATAATCTGTTGGGAGGAGGAAAAGGGTTGGGGGGACACTTGATCGGGGTGGAAAATCAGACTGAAGTAAGGTCTATGAAACATCCTATTGGTAGAGGTATGGAGATTACAATGATTGGCAAAAGTAATGATTTTGGTAACAAGGAAAGGGGTACAGACAGAAAGAGGAGGATCATGAAGAGGGGTGACAAGAGCAAATGGGTTTTTGAAGTTGATGAAAAGAGGGGAGAAGAGCATATCTATAGGATGCCAAGACCACAATGA